Genomic DNA from bacterium:
CTTTATCCCAGCCCACTTTGAATGTCCAGACATAATATTATTTTATAATTATAATTTAAAATTTGCAACCTAAAATTGACAGAAGGGAGGAATAATTGATACAATAAAGGTATGAAGCTAACAGTAGATGACCTTAAAAAAATTAAAGAGGGCTTTAAAGCACAGGCTACATTAAGGGAAGGGAAGCAAAGGGTAAAGATAACAGTTCATATGGGAACCTGCGGGATTGCCGCTGGAGCAAGAAATATAATGTCTGTAATAATGGATGAGATAGGAAAAAGAAACCTTACAGACATCATTGTAACAACCTCTGGATGTGCAGGTATGTGTTCAAAAGAGCCAATGATGACTGTTGAAATAGTTGGTTCTTCGCCTGTTAAGTATGGCTTGCTGGACGAAGAGAAAACAAGAAGGATATTCTTTGAACATATCCTCTCTGGCAATATCCTATCTGACCTTACAATTGGTATGGGCTGTGAAACAAGTTATTGAAATTTAGAATTTTTAGGATTTAGGATTTAGAAATTTATGAAGATAAAAGCTATACTTTTTTGTCTTATTTTTAAGATAGGGTTTTGTTCTGTTATAGGAAAGATTGATTTTGCAGGAAATAAAAGGGTATCAAATGATGAAATAAAAAAGGTTCTTCCCATTAAGGAGGGTGATGAATTTTTTGATTTTAAAGAGAAGGATTGCATAAAGGCAATCTATGGCCTAGGTGAGTTTAGCGATATTGAAAGCAAGACAAAAGAAGAAGGGACTTCTATTTCAATCACATTTATCCTTAAGGAATGCCCTTTAATAAAGAAGATTGCATTTTCTGGATGTAAAAAAAAGAAAACAGAAGAATTAAAGGATGTAATTACAATAAAGGAGGGAAAGCCTTTATTTATCCCAAAGATAGAGGAAGAAAAGAGAAAGCTCATTTCATTTTACAAGAAAGAGGGTTTCTATTTTGTAGAGGTAGAGCCAAAGATAAAGGATGAAGATGTAATCTTTGAAATAAAGGAGAATGATGAGACAAAGATAAAAAAGATAAGGTTTTCTGGAAACAGGTCGTTTTCATCGTTCAGGCTTAAATGGAAGATAAAAACAGGAAAGGGTGATGCTTACATAAAGGAAAATATTGATGAGGATATAGATAGGCTTTGTCAATTTTACAAAGAACAGGGCTATGCAAGGGTTGCAATACAAGAGCCAAAGATAACATTTGAAAAGAAGGGGATAATTGTTGATATAACGGTAAATGAGGGGAAAAAATATAAAATTGGAAATATTAGCATAAGCGGAAATACATTGTTTTCCAATAATGAAATTAGGAGGCTTATAAAGATAAAGGAGGGCGAGGTTTATAATTTAAAGAGGCTTGAGGAGGGCTTTAGGGATATAGTAAGGCTCTATTACAATAAAGGCTATGTTTCGGCAGGTATTATTCCAGAGGAATCAGCTAAACTCAAAGAAGGAATAATTGATTATAAAATTTATATAGATGAGGGAGGGGTTTCATATATTGAAGGAATCACAATTATTGGAAATAAAAAGACAAAGGATAAGGTTATAAGGAGGGAGCTTTTAATAAAAGAGGGAGACCTTCTTTTATGGGATAATGTTTCTGCATCAAGACAGAGGCTTTCCCTCCTTGGATACTTTGAGGATGTTGGTATTGATATATTGCCAGGCAAGGAGAAAAACAAAAAGATAGTCCAGATAGATGTAGTTGAGGGAAAGAGGGGAACAGCCCTATTTGGATTAAGCTATACAAGCCAGTATGGCATATTTGGCTCTATACAAACAAGCCTTATAAACCTTTTTGGAATGGGATATTCGGCAAACATCAAGGCAGATATTGGAAAGAAGATGACAAACTATGAAATTTCCTTTAATGATCCATGGTTTCTTGATAAACCTATATCCCTTGGTGTTGGTTTGTGGCATCAAAAGCTTACAAGGGATTATTATGCTGAGGATAGGGAAGGAGGATATATTAGCCTAGGAAAGCGATGGAGAAGGTTTAATAGAGCATACCTTAAATATAAGCTTAATAGAAGCAGGTTTGTTGATGTTAAAGATTCTGCACCGTCTGATGTAGTCAATTGGAAGAATGAATGGGGTGATAAATATGCTGTAACAAGCTCTATTGAAACAGGAATTATTCATGATACAAGGATGCCAAATGTATTTTCTCCAGAGAAAGGCTCTAAAATTTCCCTGTCATCCCAATTTGCAGGAGGTATTCTTGGTGGTGATATAAATTTTTATAAACCAAATTTTGAGGCTTCCTGGTATATCCCATCCCTCTGGAAGTTTATTTTGTGTTTGCATACAGATTTTGGTTTTGTAAGTGGAGAGAAGATATCGGATTCTGAAAAGTTCTACCTTGGTGGAGCAAAAACAATAAGGGGGCATAGCGAAAGATCTATCCATCCATTATCTGGTGGAGGAGATTCCTATCTCCTTCTCAATACAGAATATAAAATTCCACTTGGAAAAAGCCTTTCCTTCGGCGTATTTCTTGATGGTGGAAATACATGGGAAAAGGGAGAGGAGGAATTGCTTGACTTAAAATATGGCACAGGGTTTGGACTAAGCTTTAATTCACCTGTTGGGCCATTAAGGTTTGACTATGCCTGGCCATTATCGGGAGAGAAAAAAGAGCCTCAATTTCATTTTACCATAGGAGAGTCGTTTTAAAACTTAAAAATACAAAAATCAAAATTGAGGCAGATATTACGCTGTGTATTTGTCGTGTTCGGATTCCGCAATCAGAAAGGATTTTATCGTAGTATATATAGACCCTTTTGGTGTAAGTTTGCTTTCTATTAGGCTAATTTCCTTAACAGGCATCTCATCAGAAATAAACCTTTTAGAAATATATGGAGAAAGGCAATTTGTTTTAAAAGGCTCTTTTATCCTTGCAAGGGTTAGATGGGCTGAAAACCCCCTTTTTTCTTTTTCAAAGCCTATTTTAAAAAGGGAATCCTCAAGGAAATTGGCAATTTGTAAGAGAAAATCTCTCCCTTTCTCAATCCCTATCCAGATAACCCTTGGATAATCTATTTTTGGAAATGCACCAATCTCTCCAAATGAAATAATAAAAGGTTTATGTTTTAATGCCTCGTCTTTTAGAACATCAAGAATTTCAGGAAGCCTTTTTTCTTCTACCTCTCCTAAAAACTTTAGGGTAATATGGCAATTTTCTGGATTAACCCACTTTGGTTTTAATACATCTATCTTTATCTTCTTTATTGCAAGAGAAATGGCATTTTTTATTTTTTCCTCTAATTCAACAGCAATAAATAGCCTCATTTAAGATAGCCTTGCAGAATTATCTGGGCTGATAGCTTATCTATTACCCTATCCCTTTCCTCTTTTTTTACTCCCTCTAATATCTTCTCTGCGGCTTTTGTAGAAAGCCTCTCATCCCAGAAGTCTGTGGGAATATCTGTTATTTCACTAACCCTGCTAGCAAATTTTAGAACCTTTTCTGCCTGATGTGCACTCTTTCCATCCATTGTAAGGGGAAGACCAAAAATAATTTTAGATGGATTGTATTTTTCTAATAGGGCTTTTAAAGATTCTATTGCTCCCTCCATTTTGATAACATCAAGGCCTAATGCAATTTTACCACTTTCATCGGATATTGCACAACCTATTCTTTTATCACCAACATCCAAACAAAGAATCCTCATTGTGCCTTTGTGCCTCTTGTCATTTATCTTCCTTCGTATAATTGCAATTTAGACAGAATATCTTTTTTCCAGATTGGACAAGATGTGTATTGCAATTTTCGCATTTTTCTTCCAAAAA
This window encodes:
- the bamA gene encoding outer membrane protein assembly factor BamA — encoded protein: MKIKAILFCLIFKIGFCSVIGKIDFAGNKRVSNDEIKKVLPIKEGDEFFDFKEKDCIKAIYGLGEFSDIESKTKEEGTSISITFILKECPLIKKIAFSGCKKKKTEELKDVITIKEGKPLFIPKIEEEKRKLISFYKKEGFYFVEVEPKIKDEDVIFEIKENDETKIKKIRFSGNRSFSSFRLKWKIKTGKGDAYIKENIDEDIDRLCQFYKEQGYARVAIQEPKITFEKKGIIVDITVNEGKKYKIGNISISGNTLFSNNEIRRLIKIKEGEVYNLKRLEEGFRDIVRLYYNKGYVSAGIIPEESAKLKEGIIDYKIYIDEGGVSYIEGITIIGNKKTKDKVIRRELLIKEGDLLLWDNVSASRQRLSLLGYFEDVGIDILPGKEKNKKIVQIDVVEGKRGTALFGLSYTSQYGIFGSIQTSLINLFGMGYSANIKADIGKKMTNYEISFNDPWFLDKPISLGVGLWHQKLTRDYYAEDREGGYISLGKRWRRFNRAYLKYKLNRSRFVDVKDSAPSDVVNWKNEWGDKYAVTSSIETGIIHDTRMPNVFSPEKGSKISLSSQFAGGILGGDINFYKPNFEASWYIPSLWKFILCLHTDFGFVSGEKISDSEKFYLGGAKTIRGHSERSIHPLSGGGDSYLLLNTEYKIPLGKSLSFGVFLDGGNTWEKGEEELLDLKYGTGFGLSFNSPVGPLRFDYAWPLSGEKKEPQFHFTIGESF
- the ruvX gene encoding Holliday junction resolvase RuvX, with product MRILCLDVGDKRIGCAISDESGKIALGLDVIKMEGAIESLKALLEKYNPSKIIFGLPLTMDGKSAHQAEKVLKFASRVSEITDIPTDFWDERLSTKAAEKILEGVKKEERDRVIDKLSAQIILQGYLK
- a CDS encoding (2Fe-2S) ferredoxin domain-containing protein, whose amino-acid sequence is MKLTVDDLKKIKEGFKAQATLREGKQRVKITVHMGTCGIAAGARNIMSVIMDEIGKRNLTDIIVTTSGCAGMCSKEPMMTVEIVGSSPVKYGLLDEEKTRRIFFEHILSGNILSDLTIGMGCETSY
- the thpR gene encoding RNA 2',3'-cyclic phosphodiesterase, which codes for MRLFIAVELEEKIKNAISLAIKKIKIDVLKPKWVNPENCHITLKFLGEVEEKRLPEILDVLKDEALKHKPFIISFGEIGAFPKIDYPRVIWIGIEKGRDFLLQIANFLEDSLFKIGFEKEKRGFSAHLTLARIKEPFKTNCLSPYISKRFISDEMPVKEISLIESKLTPKGSIYTTIKSFLIAESEHDKYTA